A stretch of Sulfurovum riftiae DNA encodes these proteins:
- a CDS encoding peptidylprolyl isomerase, whose translation MFGKQSKRYDIPQDVMDTYQYAKIKTSKGDIWVKLYPDEAPNTVANFAHLANEGFYDNLKFHRVIPGFMAQGGCPHSGPTGNPAMAGTGGPDWQIDCETDTSTQPHRRGTLSMAHAGPNTGGSQFFITFVPTPHLDGVHTVFGAIEEDDTESFMVLDKIEQNDDILGIEIHATKE comes from the coding sequence ATGTTTGGAAAACAATCAAAAAGATATGACATCCCTCAGGATGTAATGGATACATACCAGTACGCAAAGATCAAAACAAGCAAAGGTGACATCTGGGTAAAACTCTACCCTGATGAAGCACCAAATACCGTAGCGAACTTTGCACACCTTGCCAATGAAGGGTTCTATGACAACCTGAAGTTCCATAGAGTCATACCAGGCTTTATGGCACAGGGTGGATGTCCGCATTCAGGACCTACAGGCAACCCTGCCATGGCCGGAACAGGCGGACCGGACTGGCAGATCGACTGTGAAACGGACACAAGTACACAGCCACACAGAAGAGGAACACTCTCCATGGCACATGCCGGACCAAACACAGGTGGAAGCCAGTTTTTCATCACTTTTGTACCGACACCGCATCTTGACGGTGTGCATACAGTCTTTGGTGCGATTGAAGAAGATGATACGGAAAGTTTCATGGTACTTGACAAGATCGAGCAAAATGATGATATTCTGGGAATTGAGATACACGCTACAAAAGAGTAG